TGTTGAATAATTATTTGGTTACTTTTACTGAATGGATTTATTTGTAATGTGGTCAACGATGAGATTGTAATTTGTAAACCATTTTCAAAATTAACAAGTCTCTTATAAGACGGATATATTCGTCTTAAAATTAAAATGGGTTAAATAATCTACATTTGCACAGACGAGACAAGTGTTTTGCTAATATCCAAGCATTTTATTCTTATCTTATCTATGTAAATGGTATGTTATTTGatcgtcttaagtttaagacggatagtgctgtcttaaatgagattttatgttTCAAAATATGAGAACTCGTCGGTTACTTTTTTCCGCTACCCCGGTTTTGAAAAGCTGGCTCCGCCCCTGCACCTCTAGTAGGTAGAGGTGAGCCTCGGTCCAATTTTAAAGTTAACCTCTAAAAAAACTTGTTTCATTAAATGCTATTTGTAAccttatttaaatttaaattgGTTGTGAATAATGTCGTCTTAATTCACAATAGCCTTCAAACACGAATTTCTAAATTCCAATAATTAAAGTAGTCAATAATaccatgaaagaataaataaattcatCTGACAAAAATGAAGAGAATACAACCTACAGGACTAATGTATACGGATTACATCAGGAGAGGCTAGCAATTCTTGGGTGAAAACCATGTGTTTACTTGAAGACGGATGCAACCGCGATATCTTGATCAGGAAGGCCTCGAAACTTTTATTGGACATATTATAACGAACCACGATAGACTCCTCACGGTATAACCACAAATCTCCTCTCAATAACCTAACTGGAGTTATTTCCAGACGAAAACCAAATTGGTTATACAATTTTCTCATGTCGATATATGCCAGTTCAGTCCACTGACCTGATTTTACGTCGTTCAATTTCCAGATCCTCCACGTCAATATATTAGGACGGTCTATCAAGCCCACTCCCGTTCCAATACCAATAACACAATAAGGATCAACCAAGTCATTTGGCTTAGAAAACTCATAAATAGTTTCCGTATTAACATCCAAGGCTAAACCAAGGTAACACTTATTCCTCATCCTAAGCCAGTATTTAAATCCTCCAAAACAGTCTAAACGGCTAAGTAACATTGAACTCTTAGCTGCCGCGCTAATGGGTATACCTTGAAGATCGATAAATCTCCAAGTTTTATCAACGCCTATAGTAAATACACTCATATGTACTTCTTGTTCAAAGGATTCAGCTTTACCAGAAACATACGCCACTTTATAATAACCAGAGGAATCAATTGCGAAACCTACATTTTCAGGATATTTGCGCAAACCCACCAAGGGAGGTAGACTGATTATTACTTTAGTCACGAGATTCACGACATGAAATATTTCTTCGTTAGTCGAATCTGAAAGCAATACTAAGTTATTGTGACAACACAACATTTTGGCAGGGTACGGTATTATAACTTTTGTTACCTTCAATCTAGCTGTGTCTGTGTCGTCAATGTAATAGTGAGGAAAATAGTGATCAGCGGATGGAATAAGGAAACCGGCAGGAGATATTTGACGAAGTCTAACGAAATCAGAGTCCCTAACTATTTCGAACCACTGCTTGCACACATATCTCACGGTATCATGCAGGGATTTAGCAGGAATGCGGACAAAGATGTTGAATAATATGATCTCTCTTGGAAGATTTAaaatgtttttttcttttttccttctcTTACAAGGAACAAGTGCTTCATCTTTAGCCTTGTCGTCTGCTCTCGACTCCTGAAAATCGACAAGTACAATAAAATCAAGTTAAGACGGATCTTAATACAATGAGATTCACAAGAAGAGAGATTCACATAACCAAACTCACCAAACATGGTAAACGTATGAATTGAGGGTTTTTCTTGGTCAATTCCATTGCCTTAGCTTGCCTTTGCTCTTCGTTTTTGCCTCGTTTTGAACTTGCTGCTGCTTTCTAAATATAATCAACTGAATGAACTATTTCTTATTTGTTTAGTATTATATATAAATAAGATAATATGTTAGTTTTGGAaactataaaaataaataaatctatttccaaaagatagaatatggCTTAATTTTTAGATTTGTATTTTAGTTAGAGTATAATATTTAAGATTTTTAGTTGACATTCTAATTTAATATTTcatatcttatctttattaattcagaagacaatactcaatgaGATTAAGCCACGTCATTtgtacaacttttttttttttggaaatttaggTTATGGTGGGTCCCATTGGTGTGCAAAGAATTTATTTATTCAAATCGTCTGCCAATACAAACATGCGGCAATTTCCGTCTTAGaaaaaaatttatgaaataattacaacaatcggaataaatgaaattaattgcaTGTAGtcggaatgaattacataattacataattaataattAGATTATAATTAGATTATTATACTAGAAATGCAAATGAAAAAATTCATCAAAAAAACATTCATATCGAcctaaatacatacccgtgcaaattgcacgggtttaaaactagtttattTAAACCAACACAAATTTCAAAAATCTAATAATGAAAATAGTAAATACTCCGTAACATCATCTAAAAAAATATTTGTTGGACAAAAATGAGGGATCCGCTAGCAATTCATTGGTGAAAACCAAGTGTTTGCTTGGGGATGGAGGATTCGATGATTGCAACTGCGATTTCATGAAGTTGAAGGCCTTGAAGCTTTCTTTGGCCACATTATAGCGAATCACAATCAACTCGTCATTAACTCGACGATAAAACCACAAATCTCCTCTAAATAACCTAACCGGAGTAATAACCAAATTTGGATAAGAATCGAGCACGTAACCAAATTTGCTATATAGTTCTCCCACCTTGATACTGGCCAGTTCGGTCCACTGATCAGATTTTACGTCTGTCAATTTCCAAAACTTCCACGTGAATCGCATACCAGAAGTATAAATTAAGCCTATTCCACTTCCCATGCCAAGAACACACATCAGATGATGTCCTTGAACTAAGCTATTTGGCTTAGAAATTTGATAAATTGTTTCCGTATCAACATCCAAGGCTAAACCAAGGTCACTCTCCCAGCTCGACTTTGTAAGCCAATATACAAATCCTCCTAAACAGTGCGGACTGTCTAATATTAAACTCTTCATTGTCCAATTAACGTGTATACCTTCAAGATCGATAAATCTCCAAGCTTTATCAACGCCTATAGTAAATACCCTCATATGTACCTGTCGAGAAAATGTAACTTTCCCAGAAACATGCACCACTTTATAATTGCCAGAAGAATCAACTGCTAAACCTACACTTTCGGGAAAATTGCGCAAACCCACCAAGGGAGGCAGGCTGAATTTTACTTCAGTCACGAGATTAACGACATGTAATATTTCTTTGTCTGCCGAATCTGAAAGCAAGACTAAGGCATTATAACAACACAATATTTTGACAGGGGGCGCTGTTTGAACTTTTTTTACCTTCAATATATCCGTGTCTGCCTCAATATAATAGACCTGA
The Silene latifolia isolate original U9 population chromosome 11, ASM4854445v1, whole genome shotgun sequence genome window above contains:
- the LOC141612475 gene encoding uncharacterized protein LOC141612475; translation: MKLSCHRYPTRWKLGRHASRQSSFSQVSTADEKAKDQARIPYKRRKEERHTLYLPREIIFNILIHVPADVLHDAVRYVCRQWFEIIRDPDFIRVRRQISPAAGFLIQASLPSCGSRPIYQVYYIEADTDILKVKKVQTAPPVKILCCYNALVLLSDSADKEILHVVNLVTEVKFSLPPLVGLRNFPESVGLAVDSSGNYKVVHVSGKVTFSRQVHMRVFTIGVDKAWRFIDLEGIHVNWTMKSLILDSPHCLGGFVYWLTKSSWESDLGLALDVDTETIYQISKPNSLVQGHHLMCVLGMGSGIGLIYTSGMRFTWKFWKLTDVKSDQWTELASIKVGELYSKFGYVLDSYPNLVITPVRLFRGDLWFYRRVNDELIVIRYNVAKESFKAFNFMKSQLQSSNPPSPSKHLVFTNELLADPSFLSNKYFFR